In one Notolabrus celidotus isolate fNotCel1 chromosome 1, fNotCel1.pri, whole genome shotgun sequence genomic region, the following are encoded:
- the dnajc14 gene encoding dnaJ homolog subfamily C member 14, whose translation MEREAALKEMGGVSDTEEEILDGDFASGMESGQWEARRTEDDLKQEEKTAYLKSQDTTNPAAPHDSDPEYCGSTEAKEDSEEAPDELDQDSSGEHDNLHVINQEEDEAAKEQHMNGESGWRNVGSGKRCRLRGSGLLSEQSGQSAFSSFQRGNVMSGGSRHKQTRRRNHHHHQQNRGRRRTGNQLILAFKEMLSESVSFWCISCIHMMIEIIVTLTHNCGVGVETGGIKLYNLGQQLVVKMTDIAGMKADASRFVGWTKSTSADLADKILRSAKWVKTAALSCMRLFCALIILGSRWTKGVFIRLTGERGKRYWTAFQESRFWKGILSLLERVRSRFKRVGHVPPYSPESPGRAARGQPGQELERLLALAEVPEDELDPFTVLGVEVHATEAELKKAYRQLAVQVHPDKNKHPRAGEAFKVLRAAWDIVSNPETRREYELKRMAATELSKSMNEFLTKLQDDLKEAMNTMMCTKCEGKHKRFEMDREPAEARFCAECNRCHSAEEGDLWAESSMLGLRITYFACMDGKVYDITEWAGCQRIGISPDTHRVPYHISFGSKNNGNPTRNRPPSESSPGPTNPADLQDFFNRIFKGAPPNDMSANGGFFPSGPPPNQPPTAGAPPFSPPPGPTGFFMPGGPRPESSETWAETGKPPRRRKKVRKPFQR comes from the exons ATGGAAAGAGAAGCAGCTCTAAAGGAGATGGGTGGAGTGTCTGACACTGAGGAGGAGATCCTTGATGGAGATTTTGCCTCAGGAATGGAGTCTGGTCAGTGGGAGGCCAGACGGACTGAAGATGACCTCAAGCAGGAGGAAAAAACAGCCTATCTCAAATCTCAGGACACCACAAATCCAGCCGCTCCACATGACTCTGACCCAGAGTACTGTGGATCTACAGAGGCCAAAGAGGATTCTGAGGAGGCCCCGGATGAGTTAGATCAGGACAGTAGTGGAGAACACGATAACTTGCATGTCATAAATCAAGAAGAGGATGAAGCTGCAAAAGAGCAGCACATGAATGGAGAGTCTGGTTGGAGGAACGTGGGATCTGGAAAGAGATGCAGACTGAGAGGCAGCGGACTGCTTTCAGAACAGAGCGGTCAAAGTGCTTTTTCGTCGTTTCAAAGAGGAAACGTTATGTCTGGTGGAAGCCGGCACAAGCAGACCCGCAGACGCAATCACCACCACCATCAGCAGAACCGAGGCCGCAGGCGGACAGGAAACCAGCTCATCTTGGCTTTCAAGGAGATGCTGTCAGAGTCTGTGAGCTTCTGGTGCATCTCCTGCATCCACATGATGATTGAGATAATTGTCACATTAACTCACAACTGTGGAGTTGGCGTGGAAACAGGAGGTATAAAACTGTACAACCTCGGGCAGCAGCTTGTAGTAAAGATGACGGATATTGCAGGAATGAAGGCAGACGCTAGTCGGTTTGTGGGATGGACAAAAAGCACATCAGCAGACCTGGCTGATAAAATATTGAGGTCAGCAAAGTGGGTCAAGACAGCTGCCTTATCTTGTATGAGACTTTTCTGTGCTTTGATTATTCTTGGTTCCCGGTGGACAAAGGGTGTGTTTATCCGCCTCACTGGAGAGAGGGGAAAGCGCTATTGGACAGCTTTCCAGGAATCACGATTTTGGAAGGGAATATTGTCCTTGCTGGAGAGAGTTCGCAGCAGGTTCAAAAGGGTTGGACATGTACCACCATACAGCCCAGAATCACCGGGCAGAGCAGCGAGAGGACAGCCAGGCCAAGAGCTAGAAAGACTGCTGGCCTTAGCTGAGGTACCCGAGGATGAACTCGACCCCTTTACAGTGCTAGGCGTGGAGGTACATGCCACTGAAGCTGAGCTGAAGAAGGCCTACAGACAGCTGGCTgtccag GTGCATCCAGACAAGAATAAACACCCACGAGCTGGAGAGGCGTTCAAAGTACTAAGGGCTGCCTGGGATATTGTCAGTAACCCAGAGACACGACGAGAGTATGAGCT GAAACGCATGGCAGCAACCGAGCTCTCAAAGTCCATGAATGAGTTTCTCACAAAACTCCAGGATGACCTGAAGGAAGCCATGAACACCATGATGTGTACCAAGTGTgaaggcaaacacaa gcggTTTGAGATGGATCGTGAACCTGCAGAGGCCCGTTTCTGTGCTGAATGCAACCGTTGCCATAGTGCTGAGGAGGGGGACCTGTGGGCGGAGTCCAGCATGTTGGGCCTGCGTATCACATACTTTGCTTGTATGGATGGCAAAGTCTATGATATAACAG AGTGGGCCGGCTGCCAAAGGATAGGCATCTCTCCTGACACACATCGTGTGCCCTACCACATCTCCTTTGGTTCTAAAAACAACGGCAACCCCACACGAAACAG GCCGCCCTCGGAGTCGTCCCCAGGTCCAACCAACCCCGCAGACCTGCAGGACTTCTTTAACCGCATCTTCAAGGGAGCACCTCCTAATGACATGTCTGCCAACGGGGGCTTCTTCCCCTCAGGTCCGCCCCCTAACCAACCGCCTACTGCAGGAGCGCCCCCATTCTCCCCTCCCCCGGGCCCGACAGGTTTCTTCATGCCGGGGGGTCCCCGGCCAGAGTCCAGTGAGACATGGGCTGAAACCGGAAAACCTCCTAGAAGGAGAAAGAAGGTACGCAAACCCTTCCAGAGGTGA
- the LOC117821046 gene encoding probable nuclear hormone receptor HR38, translating into MPCVQTQYASLPYDNFFSSEFLNPDLSAKLMMDIGGQKDQLSTSSLPSINTLVGNGYAGEFDGYSCKITTSPPASSVSFSNTAVAESPQMQSQAFKLDDLQVYGCYPGSFALSCLDETLSSCGSDYYGSPVYASASPPTPGFQTQSAPVWDSPFSPYPSAPVNSLADKAPMAQQLSFFSFSPPPEQLSPLGQHQDVHPVHDDPFFLPPQQHLSPIHCPPMSLDIGPLESPRMLEGAMTSPKTHNPVSSEGCCAVCGDNASCQHYGVRTCEGCKGFFKRTVQKNAKYVCLANKDCPVDKRRRNRCQFCRFQKCLAVGMVKEVVRTDSLKGRRGRLPSKPKTVAEASSTTPSVNIIASLVRAHVDSNPSIGKLDYSKYQEKVDSLKEKEDADDIQQFYDLLTGSMDVIKTWAENIPGFTDFCTEDQELLLESAFVELFILRLAYRSNPEKDKLIFCNGVVLHRLQCVHSFGDWIDSIMDFSQSLHRMNLDVSLFACLTALVIITDRHGLKEPKRVEDFQNHLITCLREHMDGNGSEMSRTQPNYLSRLLGKLPELRTLCTQGLQRIFYLKLEDLVPPPPIVEKIFMDTLPF; encoded by the exons ATGCCCTGTGTACAAACCCAGTATGCCTCCCTGCCCTATGACAACTTCTTCAGTTCTGAGTTCTTGAATCCTGACCTCAGTGCCAAACTGATGATGGACATCGGTGGGCAAAAGGACCAGCTGTCTACATCTTCGTTGCCCAGCATCAACACCTTGGTGGGAAATGGCTATGCGGGGGAGTTTGATGGCTATTCTTGCAAGATCACCacctctcctcctgcctcttcAGTTTCATTCAGCAACACTGCTGTGGCTGAAAGCCCTCAGATGCAAAGCCAAGCCTTCAAGCTGGATGATCTCCAGGTGTATGGCTGTTACCCAGGATCCTTTGCTCTCAGCTGCCTTGATGAAACCCTTTCCTCGTGTGGCTCTGACTACTATGGCAGCCCAGTTTATGCATCTGCTTCTCCTCCGACACCAGGTTTCCAGACACAGTCTGCACCTGTCTGGGATTCCCCTTTCAGCCCCTACCCCTCAGCCCCTGTGAACTCTCTGGCTGATAAAGCTCCCATGGCCCAGCagctctcctttttctccttcagCCCTCCACCAGAGCAGCTCTCTCCCTTGGGTCAGCATCAGGATGTACACCCAGTCCACGATGACCCTTTCTTCCTGCCTCCTCAGCAACACCTTTCCCCGATTCATTGCCCCCCTATGTCCCTTGATATTGGACCCCTGGAAAGCCCCAGGATGCTGGAGGGGGCCATGACATCCCCCAAAACCCACAACCCGGTATCCAGTGAGGGCTGCTGTGCAGTTTGTGGTGACAATGCATCCTGTCAGCACTATGGAGTCCGCACCTGTGAGGGCTGCAAAGGATTCTTCAAG CGAACtgtacaaaaaaatgcaaagtaTGTGTGCCTTGCCAATAAAGACTGTCCAGtggacaagaggaggaggaaccgCTGCCAGTTCTGTCGTTTCCAGAAATGTCTTGCAGTGGGAATGGTCAAAGAAG TGGTTCGCACGGACAGTCTCAAAGGGCGTCGGGGTCGCCTGCCCTCGAAACCTAAGACTGTGGCTGAGGCTTCATCTACGACCCCCAGTGTAAACATCATAGCCTCACTGGTCAGGGCTCACGTAGACTCAAACCCGAGCATTGGAAAGCTCGATTACTCCAAG TACCAGGAGAAAGTGGACagcctgaaagaaaaggaggatgcCGATGACATCCAGCAGTTTTATGACCTTCTGACCGGTTCAATGGACGTCATAAAAACTTGGGCGGAAAACATCCCAGGCTTCACAGATTTCTGCACTGAGGACCAGGAGCTACTCCTAGAATCCGCCTTTGTTGAGCTCTTTATTCTGCGACTTGCATACAG GTCAAATCCAGAGAAGGACAAACTAATCTTCTGTAACGGTGTGGTCCTCCATCGACTTCAGTGTGTCCACAGTTTTGGTGACTGGATCGACTCCATCATGGATTTCTCCCAGAGTCTCCATCGCATGAACCTGGATGTGTCCTTGTTCGCATGCCTTACAGCACTAGTTATCATCACAG ATCGCCATGGCCTCAAAGAGCCAAAACGGGTGGAGGACTTCCAGAATCATCTCATCACTTGTTTAAGGGAACACATGGACGGGAATGGATCAGAAATGAGCCGTACCCAGCCCAACTATCTCTCTCGACTTTTGGGTAAACTCCCTGAACTGAGGACTCTATGCACTCAGGGATTACAGCGAATCTTCTACCTGAAACTGGAGGACCTAGTTCCCCCACCACCTATTGTGGAGAAGATCTTTATGGACACTCTACCgttctaa
- the zgc:113184 gene encoding uncharacterized protein zgc:113184 — MEEAYSELYQQFIRLRSLCMKQAALLHHLTAALQKQQGAPVPNRESDTMPFPVQSTQEIPVCLHEKPQQFTTTAYHPAAQCGVDGPHGNVGTFSNLLAEDMSKLCVGSPPQRKEDWTLEQQKVAPLLSVDSGWQGASFNVSKNLGQADHLGGDNMVLTEMMPVSAGPALVEDCLCPSSGMLMSDVTLQSHVCEFCQAVFPGDTTTRGEFLRHLYTHVS; from the exons ATGGAGGAAGCGTACAGTGAATTGTACCAGCAGTTTATTCGCCTGAGGTCCCTCTGCATGAAACAGGCAGCTCTGTTACACCATCTCACAGCTGCTCTGCAGAAGCAACAAG GTGCTCCTGTTCCAAATAGAGAGAGTGATACGATGCCCTTTCCTGTCCAGTCCACTCAAGAAATCCCCGTTTGTCTCCATGAAAAGCCTCAACAATTCACAACCACAGCATACCACCCTGCAGCGCAGTGTGGTGTTGATGGACCCCATGGAAATGTTGGGACTTTCTCCAATCTCCTTGCTGAAGATATGTCCAAGCTCTGTGTGGGTTCACCTCCTCAGAGAAAGGAGGATTGGACCTTGGAACAACAAAAGGTTGCACCTTTGTTAAGTGTGGACTCAGGGTGGCAGGGTGCCTCTTTCAATGTCTCAAAAAATCTAGGCCAAGCAGATCATCTTGGTGGAGATAACATGGTGCTCACTGAAATG ATGCCTGTGTCAGCAGGTCCCGCCTTAGTCGAGGACTGCCTGTGTCCTTCCAGCGGGATGCTGATGTCAGACGTGACACTGCAGTCGCATGTTTGTGAGTTCTGCCAGGCAGTTTTCCCTGGAGACACCACCACCAGAGGAGAGTTCCTGAGACATCTTTACACCCATGTTAGCTGA
- the nab2 gene encoding NGFI-A-binding protein 2 has product MSLPRTLGELQLYRVLQRANLLAYYETFIQQGGDDVQQLCEAAEEEFLEIMALVGMATKPLHVRRLQKALRDWAANPALFSQPVSNVPLGGIPLFKVDGTGSGPAGGPRKSVSNGQPGSPCEREDRACLTPMHSGSPRSPCSQASPQPPDTHYREKLSPMDPHWLSPDPDGNCSLASASGIEEEPSSPQCPLGPSTSPSPSASFTPAALSAWPGGQLDGETARAVVESVDRLLRTLPRSDPTEVKTLLRMNKKMAKTVGHIFKMSPQDVNKEEEIRKYSLIYGRFDSKRREGKQLTHHELIINEAAAQFCMRDNALLLRRVELFSLARQVARKCAYTSTLKHARTNADENSVLSLKRARHEVIVPESVSSLLGVEGSEGMTQRADDDSLSTESLDSVSHDIGSQCNQSPSPRPHTDTSNPANWSRHLIQQTLMDEGLRLARLVSHDRAGKLSLGSEGTHSTDIDVKVERRSSISACRSSSPCIIKDDSNHRGK; this is encoded by the exons ATGTCTTTGCCACGCACACTTGGGGAGCTGCAGCTCTATCGGGTGCTGCAGAGAGCCAACCTGCTGGCCTATTATGAAACCTTCATCCAGCAGGGTGGTGACGATGTGCAGCAGCTCTGCGAGGCGGCTGAGGAGGAGTTCCTGGAGATCATGGCACTAGTTGGCATGGCCACCAAGCCACTGCATGTGCGTAGGCTGCAAAAGGCTCTCCGAGACTGGGCAGCCAACCCTGCCCTTTTCAGCCAGCCCGTCTCTAATGTCCCTCTGGGGGGCATCCCGCTGTTCAAAGTTGATGGGACAGGAAGTGGACCTGCAGGCGGGCCCAGGAAGTCTGTGAGCAATGGGCAGCCGGGGTCTCCGTGTGAGAGGGAGGACAGGGCGTGCCTTACTCCGATGCATAGTGGAAGCCCCAGAAGCCCCTGCTCCCAGGCCTCCCCACAGCCACCAGACACACACTACAGAGAAAAACTGTCCCCAATGGACCCACACTGGCTCAGCCCAGACCCTgatgggaactgcagtttggcTTCTGCATCTGGAATTGAGGAGGAGCCATCCAGCCCACAGTGTCCTCTTGGTCCCTCCACATCTCCGAGCCCCTCTGCTTCCTTCACCCCTGCGGCTCTGTCAGCCTGGCCTGGAGGACAGCTGGACGGGGAGACGGCAAGGGCAGTGGTGGAAAGTGTGGATAGGCTCCTCAGGACCCTGCCCAGGTCTGATCCAACAGAGGTGAAGACTCTGCTCAGGATGAACAAGAAGATGGCAAAGACTGTGGGCCATATCTTCAAAATGAGCCCCCAGGATGTGAACAAAGAAGAGGAGATCAGGAAGTACAGTCTCATCTACGGGCGCTTTGACtccaagaggagagaggggaagcaGCTCACACATCATGAG ctgatcaTCAATGAAGCTGCAGCCCAGTTCTGTATGCGCGACAATGCCCTTCTGCTAAGACGGGTGGAGCTCTTTTCTTTGGCTCGGCAGGTGGCGAGAAAATGTGCCTATACCTCCACGCTCAAGCATGCAAG GACAAATGCAGATGAGAACAGCGTCCTGTCCCTGAAGAGAGCGAGGCATGAG GTTATTGTGCCTGAGAGCGTATCATCTCTTCTTGGAGTGGAGGGCTCAGAGGGCATGACCCAGAGGGCAGACGATGACAGCTTATCCACAGAAAGCCTCGACAGTGTGTCTCATG ACATCGGCTCGCAGTGCAACCAGTCTCCGTCCCCTCGTCCACACACCGACACCTCTAACCCTGCCAACTGGAGCCGCCACCTCATACAGCAAACACTAATGGACGAAGGGCTGCGATTGGCTCGGTTGGTATCACATGATCGGGCTGGCAAGCTCAGCCTTGGATCAGAAGGAACTCACTCTACAG ACATTGACGTTAAAGTGGAGAGGCGGAGCTCGATATCGGCGTGCAGGAGCAGTAGCCCCTGCATCATCAAAGATGACTCTAATCATCGagggaaatga